A single genomic interval of Monodelphis domestica isolate mMonDom1 chromosome X, mMonDom1.pri, whole genome shotgun sequence harbors:
- the RBM10 gene encoding RNA-binding protein 10 isoform X1, with product MEYERRGGRGDRTGRYGATDRSLQDDGLDSRSQRDHDYRDMDYRSYPRDFNSQEPRHDYDDSSEEQSAEDSYEASSGSETQQRKRDSPTEPLGFPGDGDYRDQDYRTEQGEEEEEEKASHIIMLRMLPQAAAENDIRAQLQSHGIQAREVRLMRNKSSGQSRGFAFVEFSHLQDAARWMEANQHSLSILGQKVSMHYSDPKPKINEDWLCNKCGVQNFKRREKCFKCGVPKSEAEQKLPLGARLDPQMMPLGGRELSQGLLPLPQPYPAQGLLAPQALSQGSEPTSENANDTIILRNLNPHSTMDSILGALAPYAVLSSSNVRVIKDKQTQLNRGFAFIQLSTIVEAAQLLQILQALHPPLTIDGKTINVEFAKGSKRDMASSDGSRINAASVASTAIAAAQWAISQASQGGEGSWAAPEEPAGEYNYYHQDETYCGPSTEATLYGHSGYLKGATKALGVASSKGDPAAAGTEATLEPCVPGVEAVPLIQAFPRAQASTMTSVYQQPGPEGASAQGIVPNTQAQPYTIVSPAVLKAELLSPAQPSSAPPPTTSPAAQDSYGQYPIPDVSTYQYDETSGYYYDPQTGLYYDPNSQYYYNSQSQQYLYWDGERRTYVPALEQVTDGHKETGGTLKEGKEKKEKHKTKTAQQIAKDMERWARSLNKQKENFKNSFQPISSLREDERRESATADAGYAILEKKGTLAERQHTTIELPKLTSDDRLSPPRGLVAAYSGESDSEEEPERNAEREERLTDWQKLACLLCRRQFPSKEALIRHQQLSGLHKQNLEIHRRAHLSENELEALEKSDMEMKYRDRAAERREKYGIPEPPEPKKRKSGAVVAATVDFEQPTRDGLGSDNIGSRMLQAMGWKEGSGLGRKKQGIITPIEAQTRVRGSGLGARGSSYGITASESYKESLHKTMLTRFNEAE from the exons ACCGAAGCCTCCAGGATGATGGACTGGACAGCCGCAGTCAGAGAGACCACGATTACCGGGACATGGATTACCGCTCCTATCCCCGGGACTTCAACAGCCAAGAACCCCGCCACGATTATGACGACTCATCTGAGGAGCAGAGTGCAGAG GATTCCTATGAGGCTTCCTCAGGTTCTGAGACACAGCAGCGTAAGCGAGACAGCCCAACTGAGCCCCTGGGCTTCCCTGGAGATGGGGACTACCGGGACCAGGACTATCGAACCGagcaaggggaggaggaggaggaagagaaagccaGTCATATCATCATGCTGAGAATGCTGCCTCAGGCGGCTGCAGAGAACGAC ATCCGAGCACAGCTGCAGTCCCATGGGATCCAGGCCCGGGAAGTACGGCTGATGAGGAACAAGTCGTCAG GTCAGAGCCGGGGCTTCGCCTTCGTCGAGTTTAGTCACTTGCAGGACGCTGCACGATGGATGGAAGCCAATCAG CACTCCCTCAGCATCCTGGGCCAGAAGGTCTCCATGCACTACAGTGACCCCAAACCCAAAATTAATGAGGATTGGCTTTGCAACAAG TGCGGAGTCCAGAACTTCAAACGTCGGGAGAAATGTTTCAAGTGTGGTGTACCCAAGTCAG AGGCTGAGCAGAAGCTGCCACTGGGTGCACGGCTGGATCCACAGATGATGCCTCTGGGTGGCCGGGAGCTGAGCCAGGgcctgctccccctcccccagccctacCCAGCCCAGGGGCTCTTGGCCCCCCAGGCCCTGTCCCAGGGCTCTGAGCCCACTTCGGAAAATGCCAATGACA CCATCATTCTACGAAACCTGAACCCCCATAGCACTATGGACTCGATCCTGGGAGCCCTGGCCCCATATGCTGTGTTGTCCTCCTCCAATGTCCGGGTCATCAAGGATAAGCAGACACAACTGAATCGAGGCTTTGCCTTCATTCAGCTCTCCACCATCGTG GAGGCTGCTCAGTTACTTCAGATCCTCCAGGCCCTCCACCCCCCTCTCACTATTGATGGCAAGACCATCAATGTGGAGTTTGCCAAGGGCTCTAAGAG GGACATGGCCTCCAGTGATGGCAGCCGCATTAATGCTGCTTCTGTTGCCAGCACGGCAATTGCTGCTGCCCAGTGGGCCATCTCACAG GCATCCCAGGGCGGGGAGGGGAGCTGGGCAGCACCTGAGGAGCCAGCAGGAGAATACAACTACTACCACCAAGATGAGACCTATTGTGGCCCCAGCACTGAGGCCACACTCTATGGCCACAGTGGCTACCTGAAAGGTGCCACCAAAGCATTGGGTGTGGCTAGCAGCAAGGGAGATCCTGCTGCAGCAG GCACCGAAGCCACCTTGGAACCCTGTGTACCTGGTGTTGAGGCTGTGCCCCTGATCCAGGCCTTTCCTCGTGCCCAAGCCAGTACCATGACCAGCGTCTATCAGCAGCCAGGGCCCGAGGGGGCCAGTGCCCAGGGCATAGTGCCGAACACCCAG GCCCAGCCCTACACAATCGTGTCCCCCGCCGTGTTGAAGGCTGAGCTCCTCAGCCCAGCTCAGCCGAGTTCGGCACCCCCACCCACTACCAGTCCAGCTGCCCAGGACTCCTACGGCCAGTACC CAATCCCTGATGTCTCCACCTATCAATATGATGAGACGTCAGGCTACTACTATGACCCCCAGACAGGACTCTACTATGACCCAAACTCTCAG TATTATTACAACTCCCAGAGTCAGCAGTACCTTTACTGGGATGGGGAGCGGCGCACCTATGTCCCTGCGCTGGAACAGGTAACTGACGGACACAAGGAGACAGGAGGCACCTTGAAGGAGggcaaagagaagaaggaaaagcacAAGACCAAGACAGCCCAGCAG ATAGCTAAGGATATGGAACGTTGGGCCCGAAGCCTCAACAAGCAGAAGGAAAACTTCAAAAACAGCTTCCAGCCCATCAGCTCTCTGCGAGAGGATGAGCGGCGGGAGTCAGCCACAGCTGATGCTGGCTATGCCATCCTGGAGAAGAAG GGGACGCTGGCCGAGAGACAGCATACCACCATAGAGCTTCCAAAGTTGACGAGCGACGACCGCTTG AGTCCACCCCGGGGGCTGGTGGCTGCCTACAGTGGTGAGAGTGACAGTGAGGAGGAGCCTGAGCGCAACGccgagagagaggagagactcaCAGACTGGCAGAAACTGGCATGTCTCCTCTGCCGACGCCAGTTCCCCAGCAAGGAGGCCCTGATCCGCCACCAGCAGCTTTCTGGGTTGCACAAG caAAACCTGGAGATTCATCGACGGGCTCACTTGTCTGAGAATGAGCTAGAGGCCCTGGAGAAGAGTGACATGGAG ATGAAGTATAGGGACCGGGCAGCAGAGCGTCGAGAGAAGTATGGCATTCCTGAGCCCCCTGAGCCCAAGAAGAGGAAATCTGGGGCTGTGGTTGCTGCCACTGT GGACTTTGAGCAGCCTACCCGAGATGGGCTGGGCAGTGACAACATTGGCAGCCGTATGCTGCAGGCCATGGGTTGGAAGGAGGGCAGCGGGCTAGGTCGCAAGAAGCAAGGCATTATCACTCCCATTGAG GCCCAGACTCGTGTCCGTGGCTCAGGATTGGGGGCACGGGGCAGCTCGTATGGCATCACTGCATCCGAGTCCTACAAGGAGAGCCTGCACAAGACCATGCTGACACGCTTCAACGAGGCCGAGTAA
- the RBM10 gene encoding RNA-binding protein 10 isoform X3 encodes MEYERRGGRGDRTGRYGATDRSLQDDGLDSRSQRDHDYRDMDYRSYPRDFNSQEPRHDYDDSSEEQSAEDSYEASSGSETQQRKRDSPTEPLGFPGDGDYRDQDYRTEQGEEEEEEKASHIIMLRMLPQAAAENDIRAQLQSHGIQAREVRLMRNKSSGQSRGFAFVEFSHLQDAARWMEANQHSLSILGQKVSMHYSDPKPKINEDWLCNKCGVQNFKRREKCFKCGVPKSEAEQKLPLGARLDPQMMPLGGRELSQGLLPLPQPYPAQGLLAPQALSQGSEPTSENANDTIILRNLNPHSTMDSILGALAPYAVLSSSNVRVIKDKQTQLNRGFAFIQLSTIVEAAQLLQILQALHPPLTIDGKTINVEFAKGSKRDMASSDGSRINAASVASTAIAAAQWAISQASQGGEGSWAAPEEPAGEYNYYHQDETYCGPSTEATLYGHSGYLKGATKALGVASSKGDPAAAGTEATLEPCVPGVEAVPLIQAFPRAQASTMTSVYQQPGPEGASAQGIVPNTQAQPYTIVSPAVLKAELLSPAQPSSAPPPTTSPAAQDSYGQYPIPDVSTYQYDETSGYYYDPQTGLYYDPNSQYYYNSQSQQYLYWDGERRTYVPALEQVTDGHKETGGTLKEGKEKKEKHKTKTAQQIAKDMERWARSLNKQKENFKNSFQPISSLREDERRESATADAGYAILEKKGTLAERQHTTIELPKLTSDDRLSPPRGLVAAYSGESDSEEEPERNAEREERLTDWQKLACLLCRRQFPSKEALIRHQQLSGLHKQNLEIHRRAHLSENELEALEKSDMEMKYRDRAAERREKYGIPEPPEPKKRKSGAVVAATVPRLVSVAQDWGHGAARMASLHPSPTRRACTRPC; translated from the exons ACCGAAGCCTCCAGGATGATGGACTGGACAGCCGCAGTCAGAGAGACCACGATTACCGGGACATGGATTACCGCTCCTATCCCCGGGACTTCAACAGCCAAGAACCCCGCCACGATTATGACGACTCATCTGAGGAGCAGAGTGCAGAG GATTCCTATGAGGCTTCCTCAGGTTCTGAGACACAGCAGCGTAAGCGAGACAGCCCAACTGAGCCCCTGGGCTTCCCTGGAGATGGGGACTACCGGGACCAGGACTATCGAACCGagcaaggggaggaggaggaggaagagaaagccaGTCATATCATCATGCTGAGAATGCTGCCTCAGGCGGCTGCAGAGAACGAC ATCCGAGCACAGCTGCAGTCCCATGGGATCCAGGCCCGGGAAGTACGGCTGATGAGGAACAAGTCGTCAG GTCAGAGCCGGGGCTTCGCCTTCGTCGAGTTTAGTCACTTGCAGGACGCTGCACGATGGATGGAAGCCAATCAG CACTCCCTCAGCATCCTGGGCCAGAAGGTCTCCATGCACTACAGTGACCCCAAACCCAAAATTAATGAGGATTGGCTTTGCAACAAG TGCGGAGTCCAGAACTTCAAACGTCGGGAGAAATGTTTCAAGTGTGGTGTACCCAAGTCAG AGGCTGAGCAGAAGCTGCCACTGGGTGCACGGCTGGATCCACAGATGATGCCTCTGGGTGGCCGGGAGCTGAGCCAGGgcctgctccccctcccccagccctacCCAGCCCAGGGGCTCTTGGCCCCCCAGGCCCTGTCCCAGGGCTCTGAGCCCACTTCGGAAAATGCCAATGACA CCATCATTCTACGAAACCTGAACCCCCATAGCACTATGGACTCGATCCTGGGAGCCCTGGCCCCATATGCTGTGTTGTCCTCCTCCAATGTCCGGGTCATCAAGGATAAGCAGACACAACTGAATCGAGGCTTTGCCTTCATTCAGCTCTCCACCATCGTG GAGGCTGCTCAGTTACTTCAGATCCTCCAGGCCCTCCACCCCCCTCTCACTATTGATGGCAAGACCATCAATGTGGAGTTTGCCAAGGGCTCTAAGAG GGACATGGCCTCCAGTGATGGCAGCCGCATTAATGCTGCTTCTGTTGCCAGCACGGCAATTGCTGCTGCCCAGTGGGCCATCTCACAG GCATCCCAGGGCGGGGAGGGGAGCTGGGCAGCACCTGAGGAGCCAGCAGGAGAATACAACTACTACCACCAAGATGAGACCTATTGTGGCCCCAGCACTGAGGCCACACTCTATGGCCACAGTGGCTACCTGAAAGGTGCCACCAAAGCATTGGGTGTGGCTAGCAGCAAGGGAGATCCTGCTGCAGCAG GCACCGAAGCCACCTTGGAACCCTGTGTACCTGGTGTTGAGGCTGTGCCCCTGATCCAGGCCTTTCCTCGTGCCCAAGCCAGTACCATGACCAGCGTCTATCAGCAGCCAGGGCCCGAGGGGGCCAGTGCCCAGGGCATAGTGCCGAACACCCAG GCCCAGCCCTACACAATCGTGTCCCCCGCCGTGTTGAAGGCTGAGCTCCTCAGCCCAGCTCAGCCGAGTTCGGCACCCCCACCCACTACCAGTCCAGCTGCCCAGGACTCCTACGGCCAGTACC CAATCCCTGATGTCTCCACCTATCAATATGATGAGACGTCAGGCTACTACTATGACCCCCAGACAGGACTCTACTATGACCCAAACTCTCAG TATTATTACAACTCCCAGAGTCAGCAGTACCTTTACTGGGATGGGGAGCGGCGCACCTATGTCCCTGCGCTGGAACAGGTAACTGACGGACACAAGGAGACAGGAGGCACCTTGAAGGAGggcaaagagaagaaggaaaagcacAAGACCAAGACAGCCCAGCAG ATAGCTAAGGATATGGAACGTTGGGCCCGAAGCCTCAACAAGCAGAAGGAAAACTTCAAAAACAGCTTCCAGCCCATCAGCTCTCTGCGAGAGGATGAGCGGCGGGAGTCAGCCACAGCTGATGCTGGCTATGCCATCCTGGAGAAGAAG GGGACGCTGGCCGAGAGACAGCATACCACCATAGAGCTTCCAAAGTTGACGAGCGACGACCGCTTG AGTCCACCCCGGGGGCTGGTGGCTGCCTACAGTGGTGAGAGTGACAGTGAGGAGGAGCCTGAGCGCAACGccgagagagaggagagactcaCAGACTGGCAGAAACTGGCATGTCTCCTCTGCCGACGCCAGTTCCCCAGCAAGGAGGCCCTGATCCGCCACCAGCAGCTTTCTGGGTTGCACAAG caAAACCTGGAGATTCATCGACGGGCTCACTTGTCTGAGAATGAGCTAGAGGCCCTGGAGAAGAGTGACATGGAG ATGAAGTATAGGGACCGGGCAGCAGAGCGTCGAGAGAAGTATGGCATTCCTGAGCCCCCTGAGCCCAAGAAGAGGAAATCTGGGGCTGTGGTTGCTGCCACTGT GCCCAGACTCGTGTCCGTGGCTCAGGATTGGGGGCACGGGGCAGCTCGTATGGCATCACTGCATCCGAGTCCTACAAGGAGAGCCTGCACAAGACCATGCTGA